Proteins encoded within one genomic window of Cucumis sativus cultivar 9930 chromosome 3, Cucumber_9930_V3, whole genome shotgun sequence:
- the LOC101207810 gene encoding tyrosine-protein phosphatase RLPH2, translating into MSKETKPGVLCCIGDIHGYFTKLQNLWRNLESAIGASDFASATVIFLGDYCDRGPNSREVIQFLVSLPFRYPDQKHVFLAGNHEFGLAGFLGLVEAPSDGSGFETTWKGFEEREEEEGWYKGEGYEKMHLQARMWGGTTRERFDAYGIEFMGSVYDAAPTFESYGVPHGSYDLMNAVPDEHKKFLSNLVWVHEEDDVCLETKDGIKTYRLIAVHAGLEEGKDIEEQLKFLKAKETKFPKIMGLSGRKNVWNIPKELSENNNDEKGTILVSGHHGRLHMDGLRFIIDEGGSAPEVNPLAAIILLPSIKIVRDTDLL; encoded by the exons ATGTCAAAGGAGACGAAACCCGGGGTGCTGTGTTGTATAGGGGACATCCATGGATACTTCACCAAGCTTCAGAACCTATGGCGAAACCTTGAATCCGCCATCGGAGCCTCTGACTTCGCCTCCGCAACTGTCATCTTCTTGGGAGATTACTGCGATAGGGGGCCCAATTCACGAGAAGTCATTCAGTTCTTAGTCTCACTGCCTTTCAG GTATCCAGATCAAAAACATGTGTTTCTAGCAGGAAATCACGAGTTCGGATTGGCAGGGTTCTTGGGGCTGGTGGAAGCTCCGTCGGACGGATCGGGGTTCGAGACGACATGGAAGGGGTTCGaggagagagaggaagaagaaggatggtACAAGGGGGAGGGGTATGAGAAGATGCATTTGCAAGCAAGGATGTGGGGTGGGACTACAAGGGAGAGATTTGATGCATATGGAATTGAGTTTATGGGCTCAGTTTATGATGCTGCACCAACATTTGAGTCCTATGGTGTTCCTCATGGATCTTATG ATTTGATGAATGCAGTACCTGATGAACACAAGAAGTTCCTTTCCAATCTGGTTTGGGTTCATGAAGAA GATGATGTGTGTTTGGAGACAAAAGATGGGATAAAAACGTACAGATTGATAGCAGTTCATGCAGGTTTAGAGGAAGGGAAAGATATCGAAGAGCAACTCAAGTTTTTGAAAGCCAAAGAAACCAAATTCCCCAAAATAATGGGCCTCAGTGGGAGGAAGAATGTTTGGAATATCCCAAAG GAACTAAGtgagaataataatgatgaaaagggAACCATACTTGTAAGTGGACACCATGGAAGACTTCATATGGATGGGTTAAGATTCATCATTGACGAAGGTGGCAGTGCCCCTGAAGTCAATCCCTTAGCTGCAATAATTCTACTTCCTTCCATCAAAATTGTCCGTGACACAGACCTCCTTTAA
- the LOC101207567 gene encoding probable calcium-binding protein CML35, whose product MKLLKSLNPNRLFSSKSHRSKLSRSQPPSFGSASSSSSSSAAGTPTSVLPSLDWSDFSDPTLSRKELKALLGLIGAEPPSEEEIKIMMGEMDRVGPTCHSELRDTFEIFDADHDGRITAEELFSVFAAMGDDGCTLEDCQRMIAGVDKNGDGFVCFDDFVRMMDCQR is encoded by the coding sequence ATGAAGCTTCTCAAATCCTTAAACCCCAACCGTCTCTTCTCTTCCAAATCCCACCGCTCCAAACTCTCCCGATCTCAACCTCCTTCTTTCGGCTCcgcctcctcctcctcctcctcctccgcGGCAGGAACCCCCACCAGCGTTCTACCCTCCCTCGACTGGTCCGATTTCTCCGACCCCACTCTCTCTCGTAAAGAACTAAAGGCTCTACTCGGCCTAATCGGAGCCGAACCGCCGAGTGAGGAAGAGATTAAGATCATGATGGGCGAAATGGACCGGGTTGGACCGACTTGCCACTCCGAGTTACGTGATACGTTTGAGATATTCGACGCGGACCACGACGGGAGAATTACGGCGGAGGAGCTTTTTAGTGTGTTCGCAGCTATGGGAGACGATGGGTGCACGTTAGAGGATTGTCAGCGTATGATAGCAGGTGTAGACAAAAATGGGGATGGGTTCGTCTGCTTCGACGACTTTGTGCGTATGATGGACTGCCAGAGATAA
- the LOC105434998 gene encoding calmodulin binding protein PICBP: protein MIDLDSHHHSQSEEDCRNADDGASSLDKSPARQQKSEFSLGIISSSSSSSSSSSSSDESTPSSILDSAPNFMKTTTSSEARRNYYQKSNRSGSKPSRTLTRMSSSRFKRTLIRKSTDERELEFPVSSRKSKLENQNIGQQKSNSTISGIMLTRKPSLKPVRKLAKLAASKSKKCSNMEISELNPESCVEKATCSSTFKGSKFPDSIELQPGEEKESEKLAVKKICPYSYCSLHGHSHGNTPPLKRFKSIRKRALRANNNKSESEPPFQAKQSGNRKKGLRASKMVDRERSVANETMNADMLVRAAEEESDPSVLRDIDTGVLSNMKESKLDADECKLDAVNWMQMNASKVVDRERSVANETMNGDMLVCATEEESDPSVLRDIDTGELSNMKESKLDADECNLKDTLGSSAFGYEEMEHQREADENPKEDLAVEIDSLSRTSSSSSISLNFTAEVQEINPKYIRMWQLVYKNVVDSDSGNVGNELPILQVKETSKEVDNKLLVDTNSNSFKLVSNVDQEGADVSPHAAAAYRKLELFKNEAIKLVQEAFDRILLPEIQEQQSLSRDWNSEEKLPERIPAEVRGSNLLTSSSSTHSAGEDLAQDAEDTQTKVENSPSIEEKKTMPIENRNQSGPKRWSNLKKLILLKRFVKALEKVKKINPQKQPRFLSLKPDPEGEKVHLQRQTTEERKNNEEWMLDYALQQVISKLQPAQKKRVSLLVEAFETVLPVPGVEAHIKTKVASDGTDKESERQNSADNTFFGNLLNMKNIVQASAGQANNINKVGNRNSMTFSIKSEANLEQLEKPEQDQAIHENTGIGWRVGDVAVKKEVNVKGSYPEPVDICLPEANYAILDRETAKKPKDTSYEEVSVNGKLLKISKNVIARLNTELLQNEDLEPDKNISKSDGSISVTSGVSDISKSLSSEEYETSAAARSLTCEEHKKSTEVNELLEKTRAAIFDRSRIAQSKPGSTQAKSVTPEETNAASSIGEASEKRVEEKKNASMWFLIYKHMASSIDAENGSKPLVSEEADKDEKEFSSRKQNMELENNFVNDPDVKLQCIEAIKLVNEAIDEIPLPENNTSPHDGSFSSNLIRDPGLFLEEKQDASEIKDRKGEAYDTTDSNVDEGSTNAVDLNSQDDEKEPKFGSKDNRQVLKNWSNLKKVILLKRFLKAIEKVKKFNPKKPNFLPLTQDAESEKVQLRHQDTEDRKNAEEWMLDYALQQAVAKLTPARKRKVELLVQAFETVNPTISK from the exons ATGATCGACCTCGATTCTCATCACCACTCCCAATCAGAAGAAGATTGTAGAAATGCAGATGATGGAGCCTCAAGCTTGGATAAATCCCCAGCAAGACAACAGAAATCTGAGTTTAGTTTGGGtatcatttcttcttcttcttcttcttcatcatcgtCATCTAGCTCTGATGAGTCTACTCCAAGTTCAATTTTAGATTCGGCCCCAAATTTCATGAAGACCACTACCAGCTCAGAAGCGAGAAGGAACTATTACCAG AAATCAAATCGCTCTGGTTCAAAGCCTTCCAGAACTTTGACAAGAATGTCGAGTTCTAGATTCAAAAGAACATTGATCAGGAAGTCTACCGATGAGCGAGAATTGGAATTTCCAGTAAGTTCTCGCAAATCTAAATTGGAGAATCAGAACATTGGgcaacaaaaatcaaattcgaCGATCTCAGGGATAATGTTAACTAGAAAGCCATCACTTAAACCTGTAAGGAAGTTAGCGAAATTGGCTGCTTCTAAGTCCaagaaatgttcaaatatGGAAATATCTGAGTTAAATCCAGAATCTTGTGTTGAAAAGGCCACATGTTCTTCGACCTTCAAGGGTTCTAAGTTTCCTGATAGCATTGAGCTCCAACcaggagaagagaaagaatCTGAAAAACTTGCTGTCAAAAAGATTTGTCCTTATAGCTATTGTTCCCTCCATGGTCATTCTCATGGAAATACCCCTCCGTTGAAGCGTTTCAAGTCTATAAGGAAACGTGCTTTGAGAGCTAACAATAACAAGAGCGAGAGTGAACCACCTTTTCAAGCCAAACAATCTGGAAATAGGAAGAAAGGTCTTCGAGCAAGCAAAATGGTTGACAGAGAAAGATCAGTAGCTAATGAGACGATGAACGCAGACATGTTAGTACGTGCTGCAGAGGAAGAATCTGATCCTAGTGTTCTTAGGGATATCGATACGGGAGTATTATCCAATATGAAGGAAAGTAAATTGGATGCAGATGAATGCAAATTGGATGCAGTAAATTGGATGCAGATGAATGCAAGCAAAGTGGTTGACAGAGAAAGATCAGTAGCTAATGAGACGATGAACGGAGACATGTTAGTATGTGCTACAGAGGAAGAATCTGATCCTAGTGTTCTTAGGGATATCGATACGGGAGAATTATCCAATATGAAGGAAAGTAAATTGGATGCAGATGAATGCAACTTGAAGGACACTTTGGGATCTTCTGCTTTTGGTTATGAGGAAATGGAACATCAGAGGGAAGCTGATGAAAATCCAAAGGAAGATTTGGCAGTGGAGATCGATAGTCTATCGCGTACGAGCTCCAGCTCTAGTATCAGCTTAAATTTTACAGCAGAAGTGCAGGAGATAAATCCCAAGTACATCAGAATGTGGCAGTTGGTATATAAGAATGTAGTGGACAGTGACTCTGGCAATGTTGGTAATGAACTACCTATTCTTCAGGTGAAGGAAACGTCAAAGGAAGTTGACAACAAATTGCTTGTAGATACCAACTCCAACTCCTTTAAGCTTGTCTCCAATGTCGATCAGGAAGGAGCAGATGTGTCTCCTCATGCAGCAGCAGCCTATAGAAAACTTGAGCTCTTCAAGAACGAAGCTATTAAGCTAGTGCAAGAAGCTTTTGATAGAATCCTTCTACCAGAGATTCAAGAACAACAATCTCTATCTCGTGACTGGAATTCAGAAGAGAAGCTGCCGGAAAGGATTCCGGCTGAAGTTAGAGGATCAAACCTCCTAACGTCTTCTTCCAGTACTCATTCTGCAGGAGAGGATCTTGCACAAGATGCAGAAGACACGCAAACAAAAGTTGAGAATTCACCATCTattgaggaaaagaaaacaatgcCAATTGAGAACAGAAATCAGTCGGGACCTAAGAGATGGAGTAACcttaaaaagttaattctTCTCAAGAGATTTGTCAAGGCTTTggagaaagtaaaaaagattaaCCCACAGAAGCAGCCACGTTTTCTATCACTCAAGCCTGACCCAGAAGGAGAGAAGGTTCATCTTCAACGTCAAACGacagaagaaaggaaaaacaatGAGGAATGGATGCTTGATTATGCATTACAACAGGTTATCTCAAAGTTACAACCAGCTCAGAAGAAGAGAGTTTCTCTGCTTGTAGAAGCTTTCGAAACAGTTCTTCCAGTGCCTGGAGTTGAGGCTCACATCAAGACCAAAGTAGCTTCTGATGGAACTGATAAAGAAAGTGAACGTCAAAATAGTGCTGATAATACCTTTTTTGGGAATCTTttgaacatgaaaaatattgtcCAAGCGTCTGCAGGCCAAGCAAACAATATAAACAAGGTCGGAAACAGGAATTCCATgacattttctattaaaagtGAAGCAAACTTGGAACAACTTGAGAAACCAGAACAAGATCAAGCTATTCATGAAAATACTGGTATAGGGTGGAGAGTAGGGGACGTTGCGGTAAAAAAAGAGGTCAATGTGAAAGGATCCTATCCTGAGCCAGTCGATATATGTTTGCCAGAGGCCAACTATGCCATATTAGACAGGGAGACCGCCAAGAAGCCAAAAGACACTAGCTATGAAGAGGTTTCAGTAAATGGAAAACTTCTAAAGATATCTAAAAATGTAATTGCACGTTTAAACACTGAACTACTTCAGAATGAAGATCTGGAGcctgataaaaatatatccaaAAGTGATGGTTCGATCAGTGTAACTAGTGGAGTATCTGATATATCCAAAAGCCTTTCTTCAGAAGAATATGAGACATCAGCAGCAGCTAGAAGTCTTACTTGTGAAGAACACAAGAAATCAACTGAAGTCAATGAACTACTGGAAAAAACAAGGGCTGCTATATTCGATAGAAGTCGGATAGCTCAATCAAAACCTGGTTCCACGCAAGCAAAATCTGTTACTCCAGAGGAAACCAATGCTGCTTCCAGCATTGGTGAAGCAAGTGAAAAACGGGttgaggaaaagaaaaatgcaagcATGTGGTTCTTGATATACAAGCACATGGCTTCAAGTATTGATGCTGAAAATGGTTCGAAGCCTCTCGTTAGTGAGGAGGCTGACAAGGATGAAAAGGAATTTTcctcaagaaaacaaaatatggaATTGGAAAATAACTTTGTGAATGACCCAGATGTGAAACTCCAATGCATTGAAGCCATAAAGCTCGTAAATGAAGCAATTGATGAGATTCCTCTTCCAGAAAACAATACCTCGCCCCATGATGGATCATTCTCCAGCAACTTGATCAGAGACCCAGGATTATTCCTAGAAGAGAAACAAGATGCCTCTGAGATAAAAGACAGAAAAGGGGAAGCATACGATACTACTGATTCTAATGTTGATGAAGGATCAACGAATGCTGTTGATTTAAACAGCCAGGATGATGAAAAAGAGCCAAAGTTTGGAAGCAAAGACAATCGGCAAGTTCTAAAGAATTGGAgcaatttgaaaaaagttatTCTTTTGAAGAGATTTCTCAAAGCAATagagaaagtaaagaaattcaacccaaaaaaaccaaattttttgCCTTTGACGCAAGATGCAGAATCAGAAAAAGTTCAATTGAGGCATCAAGACACAGAAGATAGAAAGAATGCAGAGGAATGGATGCTTGATTACGCACTTCAGCAGGCCGTGGCCAAACTCACTCCTGCTCGTAAGCGAAAAGTCGAGTTACTCGTACAAGCTTTCGAGACAGTAAATCCAACAATCAGTAAGTGA